One part of the Thermus hydrothermalis genome encodes these proteins:
- a CDS encoding glycoside hydrolase family 13 protein yields MNRHDLEHVHPPFPDLGEEVELFLETPAKEGLLLFEKDGELHEKPLTPWEGGLKAKVYVHTSPFRYCFRLPEGYLGSHGLEKGLPRYDRFFHLLAGPLPPAWALGAVYYQIFPDRFRQGRPELAPKEGAWRYGGKPIRKKAWHEPPGEEGAWEFYGGDLYGVLEALPYLEALGVEVLYLTPIFRSPSSHRYDTENYLEVDPHLGGEEALRALYQALEARGMKLILDGVYNHVGATHPWFRKALENPEAPERGMFTFYPDGTYASFFGLGHMPKLDYASPLTQERFVYSPKAPIRHWLRLAHGWRLDVAHSIGEGGTNRKNARWLRALARAAKEEREDALVLGELSYDTTPTLKAHTLDGAMHYAGFAHPVMEWLSGRDVHGRAVVVEAEDALRTLLDHYQALPLQVRHAMYTFVSSHDIPRALWRLRGDVERFKLAYALLFAFPGSPAIYYGDEVGLSQPNPYGLWRGDPYCRAPFPWDEGLWNREIQAFLKRLVALKKRHPALRQGGLLPLPAPKGVLAFRRRYGGEEVWAFFAPEGARLALPRGVDLLTESEVEGEVEASYLLFQPLE; encoded by the coding sequence ATGAACCGCCACGACCTGGAACACGTCCACCCTCCTTTCCCGGACCTGGGGGAAGAGGTGGAGCTTTTCCTGGAAACCCCGGCGAAGGAAGGGCTTCTCCTCTTTGAGAAGGACGGGGAGCTTCACGAAAAGCCCTTGACGCCTTGGGAAGGGGGCCTGAAGGCCAAGGTCTACGTGCACACAAGCCCCTTTCGCTACTGCTTTCGCTTGCCCGAGGGGTACTTGGGGAGCCACGGCCTGGAAAAGGGCCTTCCCCGCTACGACCGCTTCTTCCACCTCCTGGCGGGGCCCTTGCCCCCCGCCTGGGCCCTGGGGGCGGTCTACTACCAGATCTTCCCCGACCGCTTCCGCCAGGGCCGGCCGGAGCTTGCCCCCAAGGAGGGGGCGTGGCGTTACGGGGGGAAGCCCATCCGGAAGAAGGCCTGGCACGAGCCCCCGGGGGAGGAGGGTGCCTGGGAGTTCTACGGGGGGGACCTCTATGGGGTCTTGGAGGCCCTCCCCTACCTCGAGGCGCTGGGCGTGGAGGTCCTCTACCTCACCCCCATCTTCCGAAGCCCCAGTAGCCACCGCTACGATACCGAGAACTACCTGGAGGTGGACCCCCACCTGGGCGGGGAAGAGGCCTTGCGGGCCCTTTACCAAGCCTTGGAAGCCCGGGGCATGAAGCTAATCCTGGACGGGGTCTACAACCACGTGGGGGCCACCCACCCTTGGTTCCGAAAGGCCCTGGAAAACCCCGAGGCCCCAGAAAGGGGCATGTTCACCTTCTACCCCGACGGCACCTACGCCAGCTTCTTTGGCCTCGGCCACATGCCCAAACTGGACTACGCCTCCCCCCTCACCCAGGAGCGCTTCGTCTATAGCCCCAAAGCCCCCATCCGCCACTGGCTCCGCCTCGCCCACGGCTGGCGGCTGGACGTGGCCCACTCCATCGGGGAAGGGGGCACCAACCGCAAGAACGCCCGGTGGCTAAGGGCCCTGGCCCGGGCGGCCAAGGAGGAACGGGAGGACGCCTTGGTCCTGGGGGAGCTCTCCTACGACACCACCCCCACCCTCAAGGCCCACACCCTGGACGGGGCCATGCACTACGCCGGCTTCGCCCACCCGGTGATGGAATGGCTTTCGGGGCGGGACGTGCACGGCCGGGCGGTGGTGGTGGAAGCGGAGGATGCCCTTAGGACCCTCCTGGATCACTACCAGGCCCTGCCCCTCCAGGTGCGCCACGCCATGTACACCTTCGTTTCCTCCCACGACATCCCCCGGGCCCTTTGGCGGCTTAGGGGGGACGTGGAGCGCTTCAAGCTGGCCTACGCCCTCCTCTTCGCCTTCCCGGGAAGCCCCGCCATCTACTACGGGGACGAGGTGGGGCTTTCCCAGCCCAACCCCTATGGCCTCTGGCGGGGCGACCCCTACTGCCGCGCCCCCTTCCCTTGGGACGAGGGGCTTTGGAACCGGGAGATCCAGGCCTTCCTGAAGCGGCTCGTCGCCCTTAAGAAGCGCCACCCCGCCCTGCGCCAAGGAGGCCTTTTACCCCTTCCCGCCCCCAAGGGGGTCCTGGCCTTCCGGAGGCGGTATGGGGGTGAGGAGGTCTGGGCCTTTTTCGCCCCCGAGGGCGCCCGGCTGGCCTTGCCCCGGGGGGTGGACCTCCTGACCGAAAGCGAGGTGGAAGGGGAAGTGGAGGCCTCCTACCTCCTCTTCCAACCCCTAGAATGA
- a CDS encoding sugar ABC transporter permease: protein MRRLLGFLLTGLALYGAYWFAAHRLFDEGSYRKQVAFGSVFVPYGWAYALLGLLGLVVLLLLYSLLYTALANRLQGRKRSPWPLFWQGVTHLFLWVLILLVYYPVVQVVAASFDPTNNLFSFRRPNTGFLLLDAKVIPYLPEPSWENYAALVQGVVLYPYQVGLLLLAGLSLLGVALIGLLRRLLPEAEWMDFWQSRLLFALALFVFLLALFLSPKQFTGQGTETKFLLWVRNTFLISGLTGLLAVLLTATAGYAFARFRHLPGRYPLLLFFIFVQMFPGFLALVAIYYLLSRLDLLNTFTGLVLAYSGGIISFGTWVYKGYLESISPSLEEAAMVDGATRWQVFTKILLPLSAPMFVFIFLLQFVGTYSEFVLANLVLTGVESWNVGVGLRSFTTGQFQTKWGIFAAASVLGSLPILFLFYGFQQYFVSGYTAGAVKE, encoded by the coding sequence ATGCGGCGGCTTCTCGGGTTTCTCCTCACCGGCTTGGCCCTCTACGGGGCCTACTGGTTTGCGGCCCACCGCCTCTTTGACGAGGGGTCTTACCGCAAGCAGGTGGCCTTTGGCAGCGTCTTCGTGCCCTACGGGTGGGCCTACGCCCTCTTGGGACTTTTGGGCCTCGTGGTTTTGCTCCTCCTTTATAGCCTCCTCTACACCGCCCTCGCCAACCGCCTCCAGGGGCGAAAGCGGAGCCCCTGGCCCCTTTTCTGGCAAGGGGTTACCCACCTTTTCCTCTGGGTCCTCATCCTCCTCGTCTACTACCCCGTGGTCCAGGTGGTGGCGGCGAGCTTTGACCCCACCAACAACCTCTTCAGCTTCCGCAGACCGAACACGGGCTTTCTCCTCCTGGACGCCAAGGTGATCCCCTACCTGCCCGAGCCCTCCTGGGAAAACTACGCCGCCTTGGTCCAGGGCGTGGTCCTTTACCCGTACCAGGTGGGGCTTCTCCTCCTGGCGGGGCTTTCCCTTCTCGGGGTGGCCCTAATCGGCCTCCTCCGCCGCCTCTTACCGGAAGCGGAATGGATGGATTTCTGGCAAAGCCGGCTCCTCTTCGCCCTGGCCCTTTTCGTCTTCCTCCTCGCCCTCTTCCTCTCCCCCAAGCAGTTCACCGGGCAGGGGACGGAAACCAAGTTCCTCCTTTGGGTGCGGAACACCTTCCTCATCTCCGGGCTCACGGGGCTTTTGGCGGTCCTCCTCACCGCCACCGCCGGCTACGCCTTCGCCCGCTTCCGCCACCTGCCCGGGCGCTACCCTCTGCTCCTCTTCTTCATCTTCGTGCAGATGTTCCCGGGGTTCTTGGCCCTGGTGGCCATCTACTACCTGCTTTCCCGGCTGGACCTCCTGAACACCTTCACCGGCCTGGTGCTGGCCTACTCCGGGGGGATCATCAGCTTCGGCACCTGGGTGTACAAGGGCTACCTGGAGAGCATCAGCCCAAGCCTCGAGGAGGCCGCCATGGTGGACGGGGCCACGCGGTGGCAGGTCTTCACGAAGATCCTCCTCCCCCTTTCCGCCCCCATGTTCGTCTTCATCTTCCTCCTCCAGTTCGTGGGCACCTACTCGGAGTTCGTCCTGGCCAACCTGGTGCTCACGGGGGTGGAGAGCTGGAACGTGGGCGTGGGGCTTAGGAGCTTCACCACGGGGCAGTTCCAGACCAAATGGGGCATCTTCGCTGCGGCGAGCGTCCTGGGCTCCTTGCCCATCCTCTTCCTCTTCTACGGCTTCCAGCAGTACTTCGTTTCCGGCTACACGGCGGGAGCGGTGAAGGAATGA
- a CDS encoding ABC transporter permease subunit, with protein sequence MKHPPGLKGFLLALGLLLGLLLLATGVGILGYLALEAYLAPPGWTILALALLVLLPGAVVLGRLFPWLSDWYYFLPALSFLLVFTLYPIGLTVYLAFTDYSGQKNGFPDRSTETRVLEQEGQRLVLEAPVAEALRCDPCQGEPVEVYADGHRGRARILEAEGNTLVLDRTPPFRAEFVAKVNAFRFVGLRNFAFIFSQASQALLPVFVWNVIFAGSTVVLNALLGLILGLVLNNKGLKLRNFYRTVLIVSWALPGVITVQVWVALLNYNFGAINRLLGVLGVYPIPWLNDPDWAKVAILLVNLWLGFPYMMTATLGALSTIPDELYEAAKVDGATPWQALWGITLPLLEKPMVPILLSSFAFNFNNFYIIYLLTGGGPAQEGRMATAQATDILISWAYKTAFSAEGQSAYGLGAAISLLIFAITVAISLVNFRLTGALREVR encoded by the coding sequence ATGAAACACCCACCGGGTCTAAAAGGTTTCCTCCTGGCCCTAGGGCTCCTTTTGGGCCTCCTCCTCCTGGCCACGGGGGTCGGAATTCTGGGGTACCTGGCCCTCGAGGCCTACCTGGCCCCCCCGGGCTGGACCATCCTGGCCTTGGCCCTCCTGGTCCTCCTGCCGGGGGCCGTGGTCTTGGGGCGACTCTTCCCCTGGCTTTCCGACTGGTATTACTTCCTGCCCGCCCTCTCCTTCCTTTTGGTCTTCACCCTCTACCCCATCGGCCTCACGGTCTACCTGGCCTTCACGGACTACTCGGGGCAGAAAAACGGCTTCCCCGACCGTTCCACGGAAACCCGGGTGCTGGAGCAGGAAGGCCAGAGGCTCGTTCTGGAAGCCCCTGTGGCCGAGGCCCTCCGCTGCGACCCCTGCCAGGGCGAGCCCGTGGAGGTCTACGCCGATGGGCACCGGGGGCGGGCGCGGATCCTGGAGGCGGAGGGGAACACCCTGGTCCTGGACCGCACCCCTCCCTTCCGGGCGGAGTTCGTGGCCAAGGTGAACGCCTTCCGCTTCGTGGGCCTAAGGAACTTCGCCTTCATCTTTTCCCAAGCGAGCCAAGCCCTCCTGCCGGTCTTCGTGTGGAACGTGATTTTCGCCGGGAGCACCGTGGTTTTGAACGCCCTCCTTGGGCTCATCCTGGGCCTTGTCCTGAACAACAAGGGCCTAAAGCTTCGCAACTTCTACCGCACGGTCCTCATCGTCTCCTGGGCCCTGCCCGGGGTCATCACCGTGCAGGTCTGGGTAGCCCTTTTGAACTACAACTTCGGGGCCATCAACCGGCTTCTCGGGGTCCTGGGCGTCTACCCCATCCCCTGGCTCAACGACCCCGACTGGGCCAAGGTGGCCATCCTCCTGGTGAACCTTTGGCTGGGCTTCCCCTACATGATGACCGCCACCTTGGGCGCCCTCTCCACCATCCCCGACGAGCTTTACGAGGCGGCCAAAGTGGACGGGGCCACCCCCTGGCAGGCCCTTTGGGGCATCACCCTGCCCCTTCTGGAAAAGCCCATGGTGCCCATCCTGCTCTCCTCCTTCGCCTTCAACTTCAACAACTTCTACATCATCTACCTCCTCACGGGGGGCGGTCCCGCCCAGGAGGGAAGGATGGCCACGGCCCAGGCCACGGACATCCTCATCTCCTGGGCCTACAAGACGGCCTTTAGCGCCGAAGGGCAGTCGGCCTACGGCCTGGGGGCGGCCATTAGCCTCCTCATCTTCGCCATCACCGTGGCCATCAGCCTGGTGAACTTCCGCCTCACGGGGGCGCTAAGGGAGGTACGGTAG
- a CDS encoding maltose ABC transporter substrate-binding protein — protein sequence MRKLLAVLALGLSLALAQGKIKVWTHFGGPELEWLKAQAQAFEKTSGTKVEVVEVPFGDIKQKFILGAPQGQAADLLVSIPHDWLGEMAQAGVLEPMGKYVTQSYLADLQPVAVEAFTFGGKLMGLPAFAESVALIYNKKYVKEAPKTWEEFLSLAQKLTTGSTFGFLYNIGDPYFNFGFFKAFGADNVFGKDAKGNLDPSRLLIGGEVGEKALQFIKDLRFRYNLVPEGVDYGVADGAFKDGALAMIINGPWALGDYKKAKIDFGIAPFPTPPGAKNPWGPFLGVQGVVVNAYSKNKTAAVNFAKTLITGKNLVSFNRAGGRIPVSKSAAKTLEKDPVVAGFSKVFALGTPMPNIPEMGKVWGPWGNAISLAIQRPDANVKKIVEDMVAEIKKAIGK from the coding sequence ATGAGGAAGCTTTTGGCGGTTTTGGCCCTCGGACTCTCCCTGGCCCTGGCCCAGGGGAAGATCAAGGTCTGGACCCACTTTGGCGGCCCCGAACTGGAATGGCTCAAGGCCCAAGCCCAGGCCTTTGAGAAGACCTCCGGCACCAAGGTGGAGGTGGTGGAGGTCCCCTTCGGGGATATCAAGCAGAAGTTCATCCTGGGCGCCCCCCAAGGGCAAGCGGCGGACCTTTTGGTCTCCATCCCCCACGACTGGCTCGGGGAGATGGCCCAGGCGGGGGTGCTGGAGCCCATGGGCAAGTACGTGACGCAAAGCTACCTCGCTGACCTGCAACCCGTGGCGGTGGAGGCCTTCACCTTTGGGGGCAAGCTCATGGGCCTGCCCGCCTTCGCCGAGAGCGTGGCCCTCATCTACAACAAGAAGTACGTGAAGGAAGCCCCCAAGACCTGGGAAGAGTTCTTGAGCCTGGCGCAAAAGCTCACCACCGGCTCCACCTTCGGCTTCCTTTACAACATCGGCGACCCCTACTTCAACTTTGGCTTCTTCAAGGCCTTTGGAGCGGATAACGTCTTCGGCAAGGACGCTAAGGGCAACCTGGACCCGAGCAGGCTCCTCATCGGGGGTGAGGTGGGGGAGAAGGCGCTCCAATTCATCAAGGACCTCCGCTTCCGCTACAACCTCGTGCCCGAAGGGGTGGACTACGGCGTGGCGGATGGGGCCTTCAAGGACGGGGCTTTGGCCATGATCATCAACGGGCCTTGGGCGCTTGGAGACTACAAGAAGGCCAAGATTGACTTCGGCATCGCCCCCTTCCCCACCCCGCCCGGGGCCAAGAACCCCTGGGGGCCCTTCCTTGGGGTCCAGGGCGTGGTGGTGAACGCCTACTCCAAGAACAAGACCGCCGCCGTCAACTTCGCCAAGACCCTGATCACCGGCAAGAACCTGGTCTCCTTCAACCGGGCGGGTGGGCGCATCCCCGTGTCCAAGAGCGCCGCCAAGACCCTGGAGAAAGACCCGGTGGTGGCCGGCTTCTCCAAGGTCTTCGCCCTGGGCACCCCCATGCCCAACATCCCCGAGATGGGCAAGGTCTGGGGCCCCTGGGGGAACGCCATTAGCCTGGCCATCCAGCGGCCCGACGCCAACGTGAAGAAGATCGTGGAGGACATGGTGGCCGAGATCAAGAAGGCCATCGGCAAGTAA
- a CDS encoding XTP/dITP diphosphatase has translation MRLVLATSNPGKVRELKEGLAPLGWTLLSLADFPLRMPKEEGATFLDNALLKAAHVAKATGLPALADDSGLEVYALGGEPGVYSARYGGKETDRERNVYLLERMRHLKGEERKARFVAVLVLAYPDGHAEAYEGSVEGYILEAPRGEKGFGYDPLFYVPEAGKTFAEMDPEEKARYSHRGKALKALLEAYKEGPPPREVSKLE, from the coding sequence ATGCGCCTCGTCCTCGCCACCTCCAACCCCGGCAAGGTGCGGGAGCTTAAGGAGGGGCTTGCCCCCTTGGGCTGGACCCTCCTCTCCTTGGCCGACTTCCCCTTGCGCATGCCCAAGGAGGAAGGGGCCACCTTCCTGGACAACGCCCTCCTCAAGGCCGCCCACGTGGCCAAGGCCACGGGGCTTCCCGCCTTGGCGGACGACTCGGGCCTCGAGGTCTACGCCCTGGGTGGAGAACCGGGGGTCTACTCCGCCCGCTACGGGGGCAAGGAAACCGACCGGGAGCGGAACGTCTACCTCCTGGAAAGGATGCGCCACCTGAAGGGGGAGGAGCGCAAGGCCCGCTTCGTGGCCGTCCTGGTCCTGGCCTATCCCGACGGGCATGCGGAGGCCTACGAGGGGAGCGTGGAGGGGTACATCCTGGAAGCCCCCAGGGGGGAGAAGGGCTTCGGCTACGACCCCCTCTTCTACGTCCCCGAGGCGGGGAAGACCTTCGCCGAGATGGATCCGGAGGAAAAGGCCCGCTACTCCCACCGGGGAAAGGCCCTTAAAGCCCTTCTGGAAGCGTACAAGGAGGGGCCACCCCCCAGGGAGGTTTCCAAGCTGGAATGA
- a CDS encoding TIGR00730 family Rossman fold protein: MPKKPLIDQLHHEDAWRLFRILAEFVEGFETLSEIEVPLVSVFGSARFGEDHPAYALGYRLGKALAEAGYGVVTGGGPGVMEAVNRGAYEAGGVSVGLNIELPHEQKPNPYQTHALSLRYFFVRKVLFVRYAHAFVFLPGGFGTLDELSEVLVLIQTEKVHPFPVFALDRAYWQGLLSWMAFLKEQGAIDPKDYHLLTLLDAPEEVVAALKGVS, translated from the coding sequence ATGCCCAAGAAACCCCTCATAGACCAGCTCCACCACGAGGACGCCTGGCGGCTTTTCCGCATCCTGGCGGAGTTCGTGGAGGGCTTTGAAACGCTTTCGGAGATTGAGGTGCCCTTGGTCTCCGTCTTCGGCTCCGCCCGCTTCGGCGAGGACCACCCCGCCTACGCCCTCGGCTACCGCCTGGGGAAGGCCCTGGCCGAGGCGGGCTACGGGGTGGTCACGGGGGGCGGGCCCGGGGTGATGGAGGCGGTGAACCGGGGGGCCTACGAGGCGGGAGGGGTGAGCGTGGGGCTCAACATAGAGCTCCCCCACGAGCAAAAGCCCAATCCCTACCAGACCCACGCCCTCTCCTTGCGCTACTTCTTCGTGCGCAAGGTGCTTTTCGTGCGCTACGCCCACGCCTTCGTTTTCCTGCCCGGGGGGTTTGGCACCCTGGACGAGCTTTCCGAGGTCTTGGTCCTCATCCAGACGGAAAAGGTCCACCCTTTTCCCGTCTTCGCCCTGGACCGGGCCTACTGGCAGGGCCTTCTTTCCTGGATGGCCTTCTTGAAGGAGCAGGGGGCCATAGACCCCAAGGACTACCACCTCCTCACCCTCTTGGACGCCCCCGAGGAGGTGGTGGCCGCCCTAAAGGGAGTATCCTGA
- the murI gene encoding glutamate racemase, with protein MKDPKAPIGVFDSGVGGLTVLKALRQALPREDFLYFGDTARVPYGGKPLPMVRRFAWEIAGFLLRQGVKALVVACNTASSAALPDLAEDLSVPVFGVLEPAAEVARGYGKVGLIGTQATVESGAYGRYLPLAWAKACPLFVPLVEEGLWDDPVALLVARHYLEEAPKDLEALILGCTHYPFLKGTLEKVLPGVKLIDSAEATARKVAEALAQAGLLNPEGQGRVVHYVTGDPESYKALAERLGERVETLYRVSLEEL; from the coding sequence GTGAAGGACCCCAAGGCCCCCATCGGCGTCTTTGACTCGGGGGTGGGCGGGCTCACGGTGCTCAAGGCGCTGCGGCAAGCCCTTCCCCGGGAGGATTTTCTGTACTTCGGCGACACCGCCCGCGTGCCCTACGGGGGCAAGCCCCTTCCCATGGTGCGCCGCTTCGCCTGGGAGATAGCGGGCTTCCTGCTCCGGCAAGGGGTGAAGGCCCTGGTGGTGGCCTGCAACACGGCAAGCTCCGCCGCGCTTCCCGACCTGGCCGAGGACCTTTCCGTCCCCGTCTTCGGGGTGCTGGAGCCGGCGGCGGAGGTGGCGCGGGGCTACGGGAAGGTGGGCCTCATCGGCACCCAAGCCACGGTGGAAAGCGGGGCCTACGGGCGGTACCTGCCCCTCGCCTGGGCCAAGGCCTGCCCCCTCTTCGTCCCCTTGGTGGAGGAGGGGCTTTGGGACGACCCCGTGGCCCTCCTGGTGGCCCGGCACTACCTGGAGGAAGCCCCCAAGGACCTCGAGGCCCTGATCCTGGGCTGCACCCACTACCCCTTCCTCAAAGGCACCCTGGAGAAGGTCCTCCCCGGGGTAAAGCTCATTGACTCCGCGGAGGCCACGGCCAGGAAGGTGGCGGAGGCCCTAGCCCAAGCGGGGCTTCTGAACCCGGAAGGCCAGGGAAGGGTGGTCCATTACGTCACCGGGGACCCGGAAAGCTACAAGGCCTTGGCGGAGCGGCTTGGGGAAAGGGTGGAAACCCTCTACCGGGTAAGCTTAGAAGAGCTTTAG
- the metK gene encoding methionine adenosyltransferase — translation MRLVTSESVTEGHPDKLADRISDAILDALIAQDKKARVAAETLVTTGLVFVAGEITTEGYVDIPNLVRKTVREVGYTRAKYGFDADTCAVLTAIDEQSPDIAGGVNLSYEWRVLKSTDPLDRTGAGDQGLMFGYATDETPELMPLPITLAHRLTMRLAEVRKTGLLPYLRPDGKAQVTVVYEGDKPLYVKTVVVSAQHSPEVEQEQLREDLIREVVRQAIPPEYLKEGETEYLINPSGRFILGGPHADTGLTGRKIIVDTYGGAVPHGGGAFSGKDPTKVDRSASYYARYMAKNIVAAGLARKALVELAYAIGKARPVSLRVETFGTGILPDEKLTEIAKKVFDPRPLAIIEELDLLRPIYTPTSAYGHFGRAGFPWEETDRVEALRREAGL, via the coding sequence TTGCGGCTGGTCACGTCCGAGTCGGTCACGGAAGGGCACCCGGATAAGCTGGCGGACCGGATCTCCGACGCCATCCTGGACGCCCTCATCGCCCAGGACAAGAAGGCCCGGGTGGCGGCGGAGACTTTGGTCACCACCGGGCTCGTTTTCGTGGCGGGGGAGATCACCACGGAAGGCTACGTGGACATCCCCAACCTGGTGCGCAAGACGGTGCGCGAGGTGGGGTACACCCGGGCCAAGTACGGCTTTGACGCGGACACCTGTGCCGTGCTCACCGCCATTGACGAGCAGTCCCCGGACATCGCCGGGGGGGTCAACCTCTCCTACGAGTGGCGGGTGCTGAAGTCCACGGACCCCTTGGACCGCACCGGGGCGGGGGACCAGGGGCTCATGTTCGGGTACGCCACCGACGAGACCCCCGAGCTCATGCCCCTCCCCATCACCCTGGCTCACCGCCTCACCATGCGGCTTGCGGAGGTGCGGAAGACCGGGCTCCTCCCCTACCTGCGCCCCGACGGCAAGGCCCAGGTCACCGTGGTCTACGAGGGGGACAAGCCCCTTTACGTGAAGACCGTGGTGGTTTCCGCCCAGCACTCCCCCGAGGTGGAGCAGGAGCAGCTTAGGGAGGACCTGATCCGCGAGGTGGTGCGCCAGGCCATCCCTCCGGAGTACCTGAAGGAGGGGGAAACGGAGTACCTCATCAACCCCTCGGGCCGCTTCATCCTGGGGGGCCCCCACGCCGACACCGGCCTCACCGGGCGCAAGATCATCGTGGACACCTACGGGGGGGCGGTGCCCCACGGGGGCGGGGCCTTCAGCGGCAAGGACCCCACCAAGGTGGACCGTTCCGCCAGCTACTACGCCCGCTACATGGCCAAGAACATCGTGGCGGCGGGGCTTGCCCGGAAGGCCTTGGTGGAGCTCGCCTACGCCATCGGCAAGGCCCGGCCGGTTTCCCTAAGGGTGGAAACCTTTGGCACCGGCATTTTGCCCGACGAGAAGCTCACGGAGATCGCCAAGAAGGTCTTTGACCCGAGGCCCTTGGCCATCATTGAGGAGCTGGACCTCCTCAGGCCCATCTACACCCCCACGAGCGCCTACGGCCACTTCGGCCGCGCCGGCTTCCCCTGGGAGGAGACGGACCGGGTGGAGGCTTTGCGGCGGGAAGCGGGCCTTTAG
- a CDS encoding GGDEF domain-containing protein: protein MGLSRERYTGISLQPTLELLDPLNPLRRRMALGLLPLGAILALVALFTSQRTELDPVDRVFLPVLALGFALLAASLWFRPRSASWALPSAHALIALYLLATLAYQLLFRPNPMGLSPAAFWVPFVYFSSFLFFQTRQAVRLALLYLLTLLLLSLLGAFRGHFQPEHVNALAQFFGANLAYVGLLYMLVRIKEGYLEAQLDAYTDFLTGLRNRRYLELILERELFRVQRYGRPLALITLDLDGFKAVNDTFGHEAGDRVLKALAECLEGHIRQSDRAVRLGGEEFAVLLPETELPQALALAERLRQGVAALKVPPVPSLSASFGVAQAAPTDSPLSLLKRADEALYRAKRKGKNRVEIG, encoded by the coding sequence ATGGGCCTATCCAGGGAGCGGTACACTGGGATTAGCTTGCAGCCCACCCTCGAGCTTCTGGACCCCCTAAACCCCCTCCGCAGGCGGATGGCCCTCGGGCTTTTGCCCTTGGGGGCCATCCTCGCCCTGGTGGCCCTCTTCACCTCCCAAAGGACAGAGCTAGACCCCGTGGACCGGGTCTTCCTGCCCGTTTTGGCCCTGGGCTTCGCCCTCCTTGCCGCCTCCCTTTGGTTCCGGCCCCGCTCCGCCTCCTGGGCCCTGCCCAGCGCCCACGCCCTCATCGCCCTGTACCTCCTCGCCACCCTGGCCTACCAGCTCCTCTTCCGCCCGAACCCCATGGGCCTCTCCCCCGCCGCCTTCTGGGTGCCCTTCGTCTACTTCAGCAGCTTCCTCTTCTTCCAGACCCGGCAGGCGGTGCGCCTGGCCCTCCTCTACCTCCTCACCCTCCTCCTCCTTTCCCTCCTGGGCGCTTTCCGCGGCCACTTCCAACCGGAACACGTGAACGCCCTGGCCCAGTTCTTCGGGGCCAACCTGGCGTATGTGGGCCTCCTCTACATGCTGGTCCGGATCAAGGAGGGCTACCTCGAGGCCCAACTGGACGCCTATACCGACTTCCTCACGGGCTTGCGCAACCGCCGCTATCTGGAGCTTATTTTGGAAAGGGAGCTATTCCGGGTGCAGCGCTACGGCCGCCCCCTGGCCCTCATCACCCTGGACCTGGACGGGTTCAAGGCGGTGAACGACACCTTCGGCCACGAGGCGGGGGACCGGGTGCTCAAGGCCTTGGCGGAGTGCCTGGAAGGGCACATCCGCCAAAGCGACCGGGCGGTGCGCCTTGGGGGCGAGGAGTTCGCCGTCCTCCTGCCGGAAACCGAACTCCCCCAGGCCCTGGCCCTAGCGGAAAGGCTCCGCCAAGGCGTTGCGGCCCTAAAGGTCCCCCCGGTCCCCAGCCTTTCCGCCAGCTTCGGCGTGGCCCAGGCCGCCCCCACGGACTCCCCCCTCTCCCTCCTCAAGCGGGCGGACGAGGCCCTTTACCGCGCCAAGCGGAAGGGCAAGAACCGGGTGGAGATCGGCTAG